Below is a window of Deinococcus apachensis DSM 19763 DNA.
GGGCGTGGGCCTCGGCCACCCGCTTCCGGAAACGGTCCACCAGGGCCAGCGCCAGGGCCGAGAGCAGCGCCTCCCGACTGGGGTAGTGGTGCAGCAGCCCACCCTTGCTCACCCCCGCCTCGCGGGCCACCGCGTCGAGCGAAAGGGAGGCGCCCTGCGTCTGGAGCACCCGTCCCGCCGCCTCCAGCAGCGTCGAGCGGGTGAGTTCGGGGTTGCGGGTTCGAACCATACCAACAGCATACCGTCTGGACGGTTGGTAAAAATGAGGCTACGGATCTGACCCTGGCTGCCTCCTGCCTAGTCTCCGGCATTGACCCGCCCACTGTGCCCCCGCTACACTTCCCGGCATGACTGCGGCGCACGCGAACAACGTGAATGACGATCCCCAATAGGGGACGCCTCGCCGCACACCGCGCCCCCGACCCCACCCAGGAGTCGGGGGTTTTCTCATTAAAGGAGCCGAACGTGACCACCGAACCCGCCGTCCAACTTCAGCGCACCCTTACCCGGGAGCTGCCCGGGCATGAGGGGCAGACCGTCAGACTCCAGGGATTCCTGCACGCCCGCCGCGACCTGGGGGGCGTGCAATTTTTGGTCCTGCGCGACGTGAGCGGCGTTGCCCAGTGTGTCGGCAGCGGCCTCGACCTCCCCCTGCCCGAGAGCAGCATCGAGGTCGTGGGCAAGGTCAAGGCGCATCCCAAAGCCCCCGGCGGCTTCGAGGTGCAGATCGAGAGCCTGCGCGTCCTGAGCGCCGCCGTCGAACCCCCGCCCGTCGAGATTCCCAAGATGGAGTGGAACGTCAACCCGGAAACGATGCTCGACTACCGGGTCGTGACTGTGCGCGGCCTGAAGGAACGGGCGGCGCTGAAGGTCCAGGCCGAACTCGTGGCGGCCTTCCGTGATCACCTCATCTCCGAGGGCTTTACCGAGATCAGCACGCCGAAGATCGTGTCGGCGGGGGCGGAGGGTGGAGCGAACCTCTTTCCCATCGACTACTTCGGGCACCCGGCATACCTGGCGCAGAGCCCGCAGCTCTACAAGCAGATCATGGTCGGCGTCTTCGAGCGCGTGTTCGAGGTCGCGCCCGTCTACCGCGCCGAGGAACACGCGACCTCCCGCCACCTCAACGAGTACCTGTCCCTGGACGTGGAGATGGGCTTTATCGAGTCGGAAGAGGACGTGATGGACCTCGAAACCCGGGTGCTGGCGGCAGTCATGACCCGGCTAAGGGAGCGGGCCGGGGCCGAATTCGCCCTGCTCGGCGCCACCATTCCCGATGTGCCCGCCCGCATTCCCCGCATCACCCTGATGGAGGCCCGGCAACTCGTCACCGAGAAGTACGGCCACGCGGTCGGCGGCAAGGACCTCGACCCGGAGGGCGAACGCCTGCTGAGCCAGCACTACGCGGAGACGGAGGGCACCGACTTCGTCTTCGTGACGAAGTACCCCCGTGCCGCCCGGCCCTTCTACGCGCACCCGGAACTCAACTCCGACGGCACCGTCAACCCCGAGATCACGCGGGGCTTCGACCTCCTCTTCCGGGGCATCGAGATCACCTCGGGCGGCCAGCGCATCCACGAGTACCCCATGCTGATGGACTCAATTGCCGCCTACAAGCTCAACCCCGAGTCGCTGACGGGCTATACCGAGGTCTTCAAGTACGGGATGCCCCCCCACGGCGGCTTCGCCATCGGGGCCGAGCGGCTGACGGCGAAGCTGCTGGGGATTGCGAACGTACGGTACGCCCGCGCCTTCCCCCGCGACCGGCACCGGCTGACGCCCTGAGGCAGGCAAAGGCAGAAGGTCGAAAGCGGAGGGCTTATCGCACGAGCCCTCCGCCTTCTGCTTCCTCCTACTGCCCTTCCTGCCCTTCAAGGTCTAGCTTGACGTCCTTGCCGGGAGGTGTCTTGCCCCCGCTGGCGAGCGTCTTGGCGAAGGCGACCACCTTGCCGATGCCACTCGCCGGGCCGTCCCAGTATTCGGCCCGCTGTGGCGTGACCCTCAGCAGCGTCAGGTTGGGGTCGTCCACCCCGTCGGGGAAGAAGGCCTTGAGGGGCGGCTCCCACAGTTCCTGCATCTTGGCGCGGTCGTCCACCTGCTCGGCGATACCTGTCACGTTCACCCACAGGTTCTTGTCGGGGTTGTTGTAGCCCAGGTTGACCTGCGGATTCAGCCGTATATCCCCAACCTTGTGGCTGTCACGGTAGGTGAAAAACCACAGCTCGCCGCTGAACTCGGCTTCCTGGGTCGCCATCGGCCGCCCGTGCAGGCTGCCGTCGGCGGAGACGGTCGTGAATGTGGCGAAGCGGACGCCCCTGATCTTCTCGGCGAGGAGTCGGGCGGCCTCCTGCGGATCGTCGACGTGTTGCGGCTCGGTCATGTCGCCTCCTTCCCGGGCAGTGTAGTCGCGCTCGCCGGAGGGCATTTTGAGCGGAGGTTAGGCGTTGGCCGCCCATGCTCTCACCTCTGCCATCATCACCCGCATGGAACAGTTTGCCCAGTTCACGGTCGGCGGTCAGCGGGTCTACGGCATGGTGCATGTCCCCGAAGGCGAGCGGCCCGCGCGCGGCTGGCCCTCGGTCGTCATGCTGCACGGCTTTACCGGCAACCGCATTGAGCCCCACCGCCTCTTTCCCCTGCTGTCGCGTTACCTCTCGGCGCACGGGGTGGCCTCCCTGCGCTTCGACTTCCGGGGCAGCGGAGAGTCGGAGGGTGAATTCAGTGAGATGACCGTGGCCCGCGAAGTCGAGGACGTGGAGGCCGCCTTCGAGTACGTGCGCGGCCTGCCCCTGATCGACCCCGAACGGGTGATGCTCCTGGGCTTCTCGATGGGCGGGCTCGTCGCAGCCCTCGCCGCCGAGCGGGTGCGGCCCCACCGCCTCGCCCTGTGGGCGCCCGCCCTGCCGGAATTGTGGCTCTCCTACCTGCGCGGGGGCTTCGCGCCTCCCGTCATCCTCGACCACGGCGGCTGGCCCCTGAGCCGCGAGTTCCTGCTGGAGATGCCGCGCATGAAACCGCTGGAGGCCGCCGCGCGCTGGAGTGGCGTGGCCCGGGTCTTTCACGGCGACGCCGACCCAGTCGTGCCCCCTGTCCACGGGGTCCGTTATGCCCAGGCCCTCGGCTGTGACGCCATCGCCATTCCCGGTGCCAACCACACCTTCGATTCGCTGGAAGCGGTCGAGATGCTGTACCGGGAAACGGCGCGGTTTTTGACGGGGGGGTAGGGGCGTTCGAGTTCCACGGCTGGTTCGCGGTCCGGGACTCGGCGTATGAGCCTGACGACCAGGGGATGTGGGGCATCGTCTCGCGCCTTCGGGAATGCATCAGACGACTGGAGTGGGAGGGGAACCTTTCGGCAGAGGTCCGCCCCATGAATGGAACGTATTTTCTGTTCCTGCACGGCAACAAGAACCGGAGGGGCATTGTCGGCGCGGAACTGGACGAATTGCTCCTGGCCGTGGGGGAAGACGCCCCGGGCTCCTACGGAGTGATGTACTGGCGCGACCCGGAGGAGGGCAACAACGATTTCAAGGTCCGCGTCATGACCCGGGGTCGTCTCGCTGACCACTCGGACCCGTTCCTGTCTCCGATCATCCCGACCATCGAGGACTAGTGGCTGCCAGAACCGGAGTAAGGAATTAGAGCAACCCTCCTCAGGGCCGCGTATCCAAACCCGTTCCGAACTGCTGGTTCATGAACACGGCGAGTTCTCGGGCGAAGCGCTGGTGCGCGAAGTTGCTCGGATGCACGCCGTCGAGGCTGAAGGACCGCCCGAAGGGGGAGGCCGCCGTGGGGATCAGGGGCCACCCCGGCAGCATATCGAGCACGCGGGTCACGTCGAAGACGGGCACACCCCGGGCGTCGGCGATCTCGCGGATGGCGGCGTTGTACCCATCCACGATGCCCTGGGCCTGCCGGTACTCGGCGGCGGTCAACGCCTCGGGGGCATTGCAGGACAGGGGGGACTCCTTGCTCGCCCGGGCCACCACCACGCTGCCGAAATACACGTCCTGACCCCGGCAACTGTCGTCCACCACTCCGGCCAGGCGAAGCTGGCGCACCGGGATCAGCGCGGGCACCCGCGTCACGTCCGGCACGGTCATCACCACGAGGTGCTGAACACCCCCGGCCAGCAACCGGTCCACCAGGGTCGTGTAGTCGGCGCGGAAGCGGTCCAGTGGCGTGGCCTGATCGGGCCGTCCGCGCAGGGTGGGCAGCAGAACGTCGTTGTTGCCGATCCAGACGGTGACGAACAGCGGTTTGCGGGCCAGCGCTGCCTGGAGCTGGGTGGTGCCCGGCCCCAGGATCGCCCGGTAGAGGTCGGCGTCGTACAGTTGTGGGTCCGGGTCGGTGACCTGGGTGTCGGTGCTGTTCAGCACGTCGCTGACCTTCGCGCCGGGCACCGCGACCACGGGCGACACGATGCCCGGCTGACGCAGCGTGCAGTTCTTCTCTCCCTTCACGCCCACCGGGGGAGGACAGCCGGGGTCCTGCACCTCCGGCATGGGCACGTCCAGCCTCGCCCGCTCGCCCAGCCGGTGCGGGTACGCCGCCCGCTGCGACTCCGCCTTCAGCCCGCCCGACTGGAACCCAGCGGTGATGCTGTCCCCCAGGGCGACGTAGCGGGTAAACGGCGTGGCGTCCGGGCGCGGGGTGTGCGCCGTCCGCATGGGGGCGCAGGCACCGAGCAGCAGCAGGGCGAGGGGCAGGATTCGCTTCATGGGACCACCTTTCGGGGAGAGGCCGTGAACTGCTGCGGAAGAGCTTCCCCTGAGTTCACACCTGTTTCCGGGGGCTGGAATGTGTGTTTACTCCCTGACCGAGGAGCATCGGCAGGCGCCGCCACTCGCCCCCCTTACGACCATCCGATCGTCTCCCGCTGTTGCTGTTCATCGTTTGTGACGGGGGGCCGTTACAGTAGAGCCGACATGAACAAGGAGTATTCGAGCGCCGCGGAGGCGCTGCAAGACGTGGTGCAGGACGGACAGACGGTGGCCGTGGGGGGCTTCGGCCTGTGCGGCATTCCCGAACAGCTCATCCTCGCGCTGAGAGACAGCGGGGTGAAGGACCTCACCGCCGTGAGCAACAACGCGGGCGTGGACGGCTGGGGCCTGGGTCTGCTCCTCCAGACCCGCCAGATTCGGAAGATGATTTCTTCCTACGTCGGCGAGAACAAGGAGTTCGAGCGCCAGTACCTCGCCGGAGAACTGGAACTTGAATTCACGCCGCAGGGCACCCTGGCCGAGCGGATGCGGGCAGGTGGCGCGGGAATTCCCGGCTTCTACACGAAAACGGGCGTGGGCACCCTGGTCGCCGAGGGCAAGGAGCACAAGGACTTCGACGGCGAGACCTACATCATGGAGCGTGGCATTCGGGCGGACGTGGCGCTGGTCAAGGCGTGGAAGGCCGACCGCGCGGGCAACCTCGTGTACCGCAAGACGGCGCAGAACTTCAACCCGCTCGCCGCCACCTGTGGCCGGGTGACCGTCGCCGAGGTGGAGGAAATCGTGGAGATCGGCGAACTCGAC
It encodes the following:
- the aspS gene encoding aspartate--tRNA(Asn) ligase; translated protein: MTTEPAVQLQRTLTRELPGHEGQTVRLQGFLHARRDLGGVQFLVLRDVSGVAQCVGSGLDLPLPESSIEVVGKVKAHPKAPGGFEVQIESLRVLSAAVEPPPVEIPKMEWNVNPETMLDYRVVTVRGLKERAALKVQAELVAAFRDHLISEGFTEISTPKIVSAGAEGGANLFPIDYFGHPAYLAQSPQLYKQIMVGVFERVFEVAPVYRAEEHATSRHLNEYLSLDVEMGFIESEEDVMDLETRVLAAVMTRLRERAGAEFALLGATIPDVPARIPRITLMEARQLVTEKYGHAVGGKDLDPEGERLLSQHYAETEGTDFVFVTKYPRAARPFYAHPELNSDGTVNPEITRGFDLLFRGIEITSGGQRIHEYPMLMDSIAAYKLNPESLTGYTEVFKYGMPPHGGFAIGAERLTAKLLGIANVRYARAFPRDRHRLTP
- a CDS encoding CoA transferase subunit A — translated: MNKEYSSAAEALQDVVQDGQTVAVGGFGLCGIPEQLILALRDSGVKDLTAVSNNAGVDGWGLGLLLQTRQIRKMISSYVGENKEFERQYLAGELELEFTPQGTLAERMRAGGAGIPGFYTKTGVGTLVAEGKEHKDFDGETYIMERGIRADVALVKAWKADRAGNLVYRKTAQNFNPLAATCGRVTVAEVEEIVEIGELDPDQIDTPGIYVQRVVLNPQPEKRIEQRTVRKVEAGASSAAGEEV
- a CDS encoding pyridoxamine 5'-phosphate oxidase family protein, which encodes MTEPQHVDDPQEAARLLAEKIRGVRFATFTTVSADGSLHGRPMATQEAEFSGELWFFTYRDSHKVGDIRLNPQVNLGYNNPDKNLWVNVTGIAEQVDDRAKMQELWEPPLKAFFPDGVDDPNLTLLRVTPQRAEYWDGPASGIGKVVAFAKTLASGGKTPPGKDVKLDLEGQEGQ
- a CDS encoding alpha/beta hydrolase family protein, whose amino-acid sequence is MEQFAQFTVGGQRVYGMVHVPEGERPARGWPSVVMLHGFTGNRIEPHRLFPLLSRYLSAHGVASLRFDFRGSGESEGEFSEMTVAREVEDVEAAFEYVRGLPLIDPERVMLLGFSMGGLVAALAAERVRPHRLALWAPALPELWLSYLRGGFAPPVILDHGGWPLSREFLLEMPRMKPLEAAARWSGVARVFHGDADPVVPPVHGVRYAQALGCDAIAIPGANHTFDSLEAVEMLYRETARFLTGG
- a CDS encoding SGNH/GDSL hydrolase family protein; the encoded protein is MKRILPLALLLLGACAPMRTAHTPRPDATPFTRYVALGDSITAGFQSGGLKAESQRAAYPHRLGERARLDVPMPEVQDPGCPPPVGVKGEKNCTLRQPGIVSPVVAVPGAKVSDVLNSTDTQVTDPDPQLYDADLYRAILGPGTTQLQAALARKPLFVTVWIGNNDVLLPTLRGRPDQATPLDRFRADYTTLVDRLLAGGVQHLVVMTVPDVTRVPALIPVRQLRLAGVVDDSCRGQDVYFGSVVVARASKESPLSCNAPEALTAAEYRQAQGIVDGYNAAIREIADARGVPVFDVTRVLDMLPGWPLIPTAASPFGRSFSLDGVHPSNFAHQRFARELAVFMNQQFGTGLDTRP